From Micromonospora sp. NBC_01699, a single genomic window includes:
- a CDS encoding HAD family hydrolase, translating into MRPLALFDAVARGRWRIGIVTNGMTDNQLGKIRNTGLDGLVDGWCISDEVGIRKPDPEIFRLAARRCGSGDGDGGWMIGDSLHLDVAGGRAAGLRTVWLRPRHRPVSWSSAGPAPDLTVDSVPEAVESLLRTSGR; encoded by the coding sequence ATGCGGCCGCTGGCACTGTTCGACGCGGTTGCGCGCGGCCGGTGGCGGATCGGGATCGTCACCAACGGCATGACCGACAACCAGCTCGGGAAGATCCGCAACACCGGGCTGGACGGCCTGGTCGACGGATGGTGCATCTCCGACGAGGTCGGCATCCGCAAACCCGATCCCGAGATCTTCCGGCTCGCCGCCCGGCGGTGCGGATCCGGCGACGGTGACGGCGGATGGATGATCGGCGACAGTCTGCACCTCGACGTCGCCGGTGGTCGTGCGGCCGGGCTGCGGACAGTCTGGTTGCGGCCCCGACATCGGCCCGTGTCGTGGTCGTCGGCCGGCCCGGCACCGGACCTCACCGTCGACTCGGTCCCCGAGGCGGTCGAGTCGCTGCTGCGG